In Calditrichota bacterium, one genomic interval encodes:
- a CDS encoding mechanosensitive ion channel family protein yields MKFLDWMVYNNSVKTWIIAVLIFLVSLVAFKIIKKFVIRKLGVLAKRTKSSADDIILLFLEKTTFLMLVFMAIFLGSLVLSLPLTTRHIIQSIVIIVLLFQVAVWGNALISFGLDLYKKKSTEKDPSEATTMVAIAFVGRLILYSIIILLSLDNLGINITALITGLGIGGIAVALAVQNVLSDLFASLSIVLDKPFVLGDFIIIDNYLGTVEHIGLKTTRVRSLSGEQLIFANNDLLKSRIRNYKRMYERRVVFSIGVTYNTPYEKLAAIPGMIREIVESKEQVRFDRAHFKSYGDYSLNFETVYWVKNPDYNVYMDIHQAINLEIFRKFTKEGIEFAFPTQTVYLEKENQTDQNKQE; encoded by the coding sequence ATGAAATTTTTGGATTGGATGGTTTACAATAACAGTGTAAAAACCTGGATCATTGCCGTCTTGATTTTCCTGGTCAGTTTGGTGGCTTTCAAGATTATCAAGAAATTTGTTATTCGTAAATTGGGCGTATTGGCAAAACGCACCAAAAGTTCCGCAGACGACATCATTTTATTGTTCCTCGAAAAAACCACCTTCCTGATGCTTGTATTCATGGCCATTTTTTTGGGGTCGCTTGTATTGAGCCTCCCGCTGACCACCCGGCATATTATTCAGAGCATCGTCATTATTGTTCTTCTCTTTCAGGTGGCTGTTTGGGGGAATGCACTCATTTCATTTGGGCTCGATTTGTACAAAAAAAAGAGCACTGAAAAGGATCCGTCCGAAGCCACAACCATGGTCGCCATTGCATTTGTGGGGCGGCTCATCCTTTATTCGATCATCATTCTGCTCTCACTGGATAATCTGGGAATTAACATTACGGCCCTTATTACCGGTTTGGGAATCGGTGGAATTGCTGTGGCTCTGGCTGTTCAAAATGTTTTGAGTGATTTGTTTGCTTCACTTTCAATTGTACTGGACAAGCCCTTTGTTTTGGGGGATTTTATTATTATTGACAACTATCTCGGGACCGTGGAGCATATCGGTTTGAAAACGACCCGGGTTCGCAGTCTTTCCGGCGAACAGCTTATTTTTGCTAATAATGATTTATTAAAAAGCCGTATTCGAAATTACAAGCGAATGTACGAAAGACGGGTCGTTTTTTCAATCGGGGTGACCTACAACACCCCCTACGAGAAGTTGGCGGCCATTCCGGGAATGATCCGGGAAATTGTTGAATCGAAAGAGCAGGTCCGTTTTGACCGGGCTCATTTTAAATCCTATGGTGATTATTCTCTCAACTTCGAGACGGTGTACTGGGTAAAAAATCCCGATTACAACGTTTATATGGACATTCATCAGGCGATCAATCTGGAAATCTTTCGGAAATTTACGAAAGAAGGAATTGAGTTCGCATTTCCGACGCAGACCGTTTATCTGGAAAAAGAAAATCAAACAGACCAAAATAAACAGGAATAG
- a CDS encoding trehalose-6-phosphate synthase has product MFEQKDDHPRSKVIIVSNRLPIAVTKDESGNWHVESGSGGLVTALAPVLKNRGGLWIGWPGIHAEEGLNLDALLKSATRDSGYRLKPVLLTEEEIKKYYMGFSNEVLWPLFHDFVPFCNFRPEYWKFYTRVNKKFAEVVQANSSGRDFIWIHDYHLIGVAKELREMGDKSKLGFFLHIPFPPLDIFLKLPWRFQILRLLFQYDLVGFQTLRDRRNFIQCVRTLMHDMSIQGKGQVIRIKTENREIRVGVFPISIDYHEFANLAKTERVSKEAWYIHENLPEVKIILGIDRLDYSKGIIEKLNAYRNALLRYPELQGNVILAQILVPSRRSIPMYAALKEEIEQLVGEINGQFTRSGWIPIYYRFQSLGRVELVAHYRTAEILLVTPPKDGMNLVSKEYCASNIEENGVVVVSEFAGVAAQFQKSAILINPYDIEGVADAIYRAYSMTPEERRMRMHKLRQSIRKTDIYWWVNSFLLAAIAKRLDNFPIVEDYIPIYDDEESFSENG; this is encoded by the coding sequence ATGTTTGAACAGAAGGATGATCATCCGAGAAGCAAAGTAATTATTGTTTCCAATCGGTTGCCTATTGCGGTTACAAAAGATGAATCCGGAAATTGGCACGTGGAATCGGGCTCCGGTGGACTCGTAACGGCCCTGGCGCCTGTATTAAAAAATCGCGGCGGTTTATGGATTGGCTGGCCGGGAATACATGCCGAAGAAGGTCTCAACCTGGATGCCCTTCTAAAAAGTGCAACCCGGGACTCCGGCTATCGGCTTAAACCCGTTCTGCTTACAGAGGAAGAAATCAAAAAATACTACATGGGTTTTTCGAATGAAGTGCTTTGGCCCCTATTTCACGATTTTGTCCCCTTTTGTAATTTTCGACCCGAATACTGGAAATTCTACACGCGGGTGAATAAGAAATTTGCTGAGGTTGTTCAGGCGAACAGCAGCGGCCGGGATTTTATCTGGATTCACGACTATCATCTAATTGGTGTCGCAAAAGAGCTTCGCGAAATGGGAGACAAGTCAAAATTGGGCTTCTTTTTGCATATTCCGTTTCCCCCTCTGGACATTTTTTTGAAACTGCCCTGGCGGTTTCAGATTTTGCGTCTCCTGTTTCAATATGATTTGGTCGGATTTCAAACCCTCAGAGACCGCCGCAACTTCATTCAATGCGTTCGAACCCTCATGCATGATATGTCTATTCAGGGCAAGGGACAGGTTATTCGAATTAAAACGGAGAATCGTGAGATTCGGGTTGGGGTTTTCCCCATCAGTATTGATTATCATGAATTTGCAAACCTGGCCAAAACGGAAAGGGTTTCCAAAGAAGCCTGGTACATTCACGAAAATCTGCCGGAAGTTAAAATTATTTTGGGTATAGACCGGCTGGATTATTCAAAAGGAATTATTGAAAAATTAAATGCTTATCGGAATGCCCTGCTTCGTTACCCGGAGCTGCAGGGCAATGTTATTTTGGCTCAGATTCTAGTTCCAAGCCGGCGCAGTATTCCCATGTATGCTGCACTAAAGGAAGAGATCGAACAACTGGTGGGCGAGATTAACGGCCAGTTTACGCGTTCAGGGTGGATCCCGATTTATTACCGCTTCCAGAGCCTGGGACGTGTGGAATTGGTGGCCCACTATCGCACAGCCGAAATACTGCTGGTTACGCCTCCCAAGGATGGAATGAATCTGGTTTCCAAGGAATATTGTGCCTCAAATATTGAGGAAAATGGCGTGGTTGTGGTCAGCGAATTCGCAGGTGTGGCGGCTCAGTTTCAAAAAAGCGCCATATTGATTAATCCTTACGATATTGAAGGTGTGGCCGATGCGATTTATCGTGCCTATTCTATGACTCCAGAAGAGCGTCGAATGCGCATGCACAAACTCCGCCAATCCATCCGAAAAACAGATATTTACTGGTGGGTCAATTCCTTTCTATTGGCCGCCATTGCCAAACGTTTGGACAATTTTCCAATCGTTGAAGATTATATCCCAATATATGACGACGAAGAAAGTTTTTCCGAAAATGGTTAG
- a CDS encoding B12-binding domain-containing radical SAM protein has protein sequence MNILLVYPQYPETFWSFKHALKFISKKASIPPLGLLTIASMIPKDWPMKLIDMNVDSLKDKDVQWADLVLISAMVVQRTSAEEVIERAHAFGKKVVAGGPLFTEEPDHFPQVDYLVLDEGEITFPRFLDDLANGTPKSIYRSAEHPDITQTPPPKWELINLKKYATMALQYSRGCPYNCEFCDIVVLYGHRPRTKTKEQILNELEQLYKAGWRDAIFFVDDNFIGNKKKLKDEVLPAIIDWMKKKKYPFYLNTEVSINLAKDDVLLQQMIDAGFRKVFVGIETPNEESLKECKKLQNTDLDMISSIRKIQAAGMEVQGGFIVGFDHDTPSIFETQIRFIQTSGIMTAMVGLLNAPRGTRLYNRLKSEKRLLGDISGDNLDFSTNFIPKMNYQKLLEGYRHILETIYSPKEYYQRLKVYLSNYNMPEINHVSFHFFYVKALLKSIWVLGIRCKFRQYYWKILGWSLIKRPKLLSVAITQSIYGYHFRKILENYTREPLLEQ, from the coding sequence ATGAATATCCTTCTCGTTTACCCGCAATATCCCGAAACTTTTTGGAGTTTCAAACATGCACTAAAGTTTATTTCAAAAAAGGCCTCCATTCCACCTCTTGGGCTTTTAACCATCGCGTCCATGATTCCCAAAGACTGGCCCATGAAATTAATTGACATGAATGTTGATTCCCTGAAAGACAAAGATGTCCAGTGGGCCGATTTGGTCCTGATTAGCGCCATGGTAGTTCAGCGCACATCTGCCGAAGAGGTGATCGAGCGGGCACACGCCTTTGGCAAAAAGGTGGTGGCCGGAGGGCCGCTCTTCACAGAAGAACCGGATCATTTCCCCCAGGTTGACTACCTCGTTTTGGACGAAGGCGAAATTACATTTCCCCGATTCTTGGATGATCTGGCCAACGGAACGCCCAAATCAATCTATCGCTCGGCGGAGCATCCGGACATCACGCAAACACCGCCGCCCAAATGGGAACTTATTAATCTTAAAAAATATGCCACAATGGCGCTTCAGTATTCCAGAGGGTGCCCTTACAATTGCGAATTTTGCGATATTGTGGTTTTGTACGGACATCGCCCCCGAACAAAAACAAAAGAACAGATCCTAAACGAACTGGAACAGCTTTACAAAGCGGGCTGGCGGGATGCCATCTTTTTCGTGGACGACAATTTTATCGGAAATAAAAAGAAGTTAAAAGATGAGGTTCTCCCGGCAATTATTGATTGGATGAAAAAGAAAAAATATCCCTTTTATTTGAACACGGAAGTTTCCATTAATCTTGCAAAGGATGACGTGCTGCTGCAGCAAATGATCGATGCCGGTTTTCGAAAGGTCTTTGTCGGAATCGAAACTCCCAATGAAGAAAGCCTGAAAGAATGCAAAAAACTGCAAAACACCGATCTGGATATGATTTCGTCCATCCGGAAAATCCAGGCAGCCGGGATGGAAGTACAAGGTGGATTTATTGTGGGATTCGATCATGACACACCTTCTATTTTTGAAACACAAATCCGATTTATTCAAACCAGTGGTATTATGACGGCCATGGTGGGTCTGCTCAATGCCCCCCGAGGAACACGGCTGTACAACCGCCTAAAATCGGAAAAGCGCCTCCTGGGTGACATTTCGGGCGACAATCTGGATTTTTCGACAAACTTTATTCCCAAAATGAACTACCAGAAATTGCTGGAGGGGTACCGGCATATTCTGGAAACGATTTATTCGCCCAAAGAATATTACCAGCGCCTGAAGGTCTATCTGAGCAATTATAACATGCCCGAAATTAACCACGTGTCTTTTCACTTTTTTTACGTGAAAGCCCTTCTAAAATCCATTTGGGTTCTTGGAATTCGCTGCAAATTCCGGCAGTACTATTGGAAAATCCTGGGTTGGAGCCTGATTAAACGGCCCAAACTTCTTTCAGTGGCCATTACACAATCCATTTATGGCTATCATTTTCGGAAAATTCTGGAAAACTACACCCGGGAACCCCTGCTTGAGCAGTAA
- a CDS encoding extracellular solute-binding protein: protein MFGQNRILNRIRQIAALAGAAIFILPIFSCSRSPKTPKLTLAVALLPSEQVGYRKILDDFSKESGISVNLVAQQYDQIRSVIEAEAQAGRGELDLVELDIYMLPLMSRFMQPLDSLAGPLDSLKKHVQPAAWQAGFLGNPPHMLYLPHRLNWQALVYNRAKIPNPPSNWQELMAVAKSHPGSIGFKAAKYEGLVCDLFPFIWQAGGDPLHPESPEVVKTFVFLKKLSRFFNPAVQSYKENSILQAEEHDEILLHENWPFVVPLLREKGLLHHPFETAPLPAGPAGSATILGGGYLGIPKTAPHPKMAARLLTYLTSPAVQKRMVAGLGWFPIRDEGWKALSEKDQKDFEGFLAMREFVRARPPVSFYPEVSQIWQDGFYRIIFENQDITTVVKQMQEKINGLRQMPLK from the coding sequence ATGTTTGGGCAAAATCGCATCTTAAATCGTATCCGACAGATTGCGGCACTTGCAGGTGCAGCCATTTTTATTCTTCCGATTTTTTCCTGTTCTCGCTCTCCAAAAACCCCAAAGCTCACACTGGCCGTTGCCCTGCTTCCGTCGGAACAGGTAGGCTATCGGAAAATTCTGGATGATTTTTCAAAAGAAAGCGGCATTTCTGTAAATTTAGTGGCTCAGCAGTACGATCAGATTCGCTCCGTTATTGAGGCTGAGGCTCAGGCAGGCAGGGGTGAATTGGATCTTGTAGAATTGGACATCTACATGCTGCCGCTGATGAGCCGGTTTATGCAGCCCCTCGATTCACTTGCCGGTCCGCTTGATTCATTAAAAAAACATGTTCAGCCTGCTGCCTGGCAGGCCGGGTTTTTGGGAAATCCGCCTCACATGCTGTATCTTCCTCATCGTCTGAACTGGCAGGCGCTTGTCTACAATCGGGCCAAAATACCCAATCCTCCCTCAAACTGGCAGGAGCTGATGGCCGTTGCCAAAAGCCATCCGGGAAGCATCGGTTTTAAAGCGGCAAAATACGAAGGCCTCGTTTGCGATTTGTTTCCGTTCATCTGGCAGGCGGGCGGTGATCCCCTGCACCCGGAGAGCCCGGAGGTTGTGAAAACCTTCGTTTTTCTCAAAAAATTGTCCCGATTTTTTAATCCGGCTGTACAATCGTACAAAGAAAACTCCATTCTTCAGGCGGAAGAACACGATGAAATTCTCCTGCACGAAAATTGGCCGTTTGTTGTGCCTTTGTTACGGGAGAAGGGATTGCTGCATCATCCGTTTGAAACGGCTCCGTTGCCAGCCGGGCCGGCCGGGAGTGCGACCATTCTTGGCGGCGGGTACCTTGGCATCCCCAAAACGGCGCCGCATCCGAAAATGGCCGCCCGCCTGTTGACCTATTTGACATCTCCCGCCGTGCAAAAAAGGATGGTGGCCGGGCTGGGCTGGTTCCCGATCCGCGACGAGGGGTGGAAGGCTCTCAGCGAAAAAGATCAAAAGGATTTTGAGGGCTTTTTGGCGATGCGGGAGTTTGTGCGTGCCCGCCCTCCGGTTTCGTTTTATCCGGAGGTGAGTCAAATCTGGCAGGATGGATTCTATCGGATCATTTTTGAAAACCAGGATATTACAACGGTAGTCAAACAGATGCAGGAAAAAATTAACGGACTCAGACAGATGCCATTAAAATGA
- a CDS encoding sugar ABC transporter permease: MNYLSRRKITYGLFACPALLFLFLQIWPLGEALRSSLTTVAGHFTTQNFRTVFSDPLYRKALQNNLVIPVCSVLLETLIGVGMALGFYRLRRGKTLWRTVAIVPYAVPEIVYILTMKLVFREHGYLNSLLFSVTGSAGLVNWFQPGRVLTLFMIILIDAWRVTPVVFLIVLVALEQLPESFLDAAKVDGATGWQVARFIQLPLIIPALLIAVALRAIDAFRIFATPLILVGVEGLPVVTSVAYHYKVDVNNPAQANAAALSLAFFLVLATGAAFLFAGRRVNRK, translated from the coding sequence ATGAACTACCTGTCCCGTCGAAAAATAACGTACGGGCTATTTGCATGTCCGGCCCTCCTGTTTCTTTTCTTACAAATTTGGCCGTTGGGAGAAGCCCTTCGTTCGTCTCTGACGACGGTTGCCGGACATTTTACCACTCAGAATTTTCGGACTGTTTTTTCTGATCCCCTCTATCGAAAGGCGCTTCAGAACAACCTTGTGATCCCGGTTTGCAGTGTGCTGCTTGAAACACTCATTGGCGTGGGAATGGCTCTGGGATTTTACAGGTTGAGGCGAGGAAAAACCCTTTGGCGAACGGTCGCCATCGTTCCTTACGCTGTGCCTGAAATTGTTTACATTCTTACGATGAAACTGGTTTTTCGGGAGCACGGTTATTTGAACAGCCTTCTTTTTTCTGTGACAGGCAGCGCCGGTCTGGTTAATTGGTTTCAACCCGGGCGTGTTCTCACGCTTTTTATGATTATTCTAATCGATGCCTGGCGGGTTACCCCTGTGGTTTTTCTGATTGTTCTGGTGGCCCTTGAACAATTGCCCGAGAGTTTTCTGGATGCCGCAAAAGTGGACGGCGCAACGGGATGGCAGGTAGCACGTTTCATTCAGCTTCCGCTGATTATTCCGGCTCTCCTGATCGCTGTTGCCTTGCGTGCTATCGACGCCTTTCGAATATTTGCTACGCCCCTTATTTTGGTGGGGGTTGAGGGATTGCCGGTCGTTACGTCTGTTGCCTACCATTACAAGGTCGATGTTAACAATCCCGCTCAGGCCAATGCCGCTGCGCTAAGCCTGGCCTTTTTTCTGGTGCTGGCCACAGGGGCCGCCTTTCTGTTTGCCGGAAGGAGGGTGAATCGCAAATGA
- a CDS encoding RNA polymerase sigma factor RpoD/SigA gives MKKDPKYRYTYKASLANYLQDIQKVPLLTPEEEIELAERVKEGSEEALNRLVESNLRFVVSIAKEYQNRGLPLEDLINEGNIGLIKAAKKFDSTRGFRFISYAVWWVRQAIMEAIVNQSKMVRLPFNKVWDVFKVEKTFNELRNDLGRDPSLEEVAVALGISHSDLSSIMRNFGRDLSLDEMIGDDIDSTLMDFIPNDQSPQPDENLQVESLHVEINRVLNSLPTREGTILRLYFGIGEERPLTLSEIGDRLGLSRERVRQIKEMALIKLRRTTKGKALKQFLG, from the coding sequence ATGAAAAAAGATCCAAAATATCGTTACACGTATAAGGCTTCTTTAGCGAATTATTTACAGGATATTCAAAAAGTTCCTCTTTTAACGCCTGAAGAAGAAATCGAATTGGCCGAGCGGGTAAAAGAGGGAAGCGAAGAAGCATTAAATCGCCTGGTCGAATCCAATTTGCGGTTTGTGGTATCGATTGCAAAGGAATATCAGAACCGCGGTTTGCCTCTGGAAGATTTGATTAATGAAGGCAACATTGGCCTCATCAAAGCAGCAAAAAAATTTGACAGTACCAGAGGGTTTCGCTTTATTTCCTACGCAGTGTGGTGGGTGCGTCAGGCCATCATGGAGGCGATTGTCAATCAATCCAAGATGGTTCGGCTGCCCTTTAACAAGGTTTGGGATGTTTTCAAGGTTGAGAAAACCTTCAATGAGCTTCGGAATGATCTTGGGCGCGATCCCAGTCTGGAAGAAGTGGCGGTTGCGTTGGGAATTTCCCATTCTGATTTGTCCAGTATCATGAGAAATTTTGGGCGCGATCTGTCTCTGGATGAGATGATTGGAGACGATATTGATTCGACCCTGATGGATTTCATCCCGAATGATCAATCGCCGCAGCCCGATGAGAATTTGCAGGTGGAATCGCTCCATGTGGAAATTAATCGGGTCTTGAATTCGTTGCCCACACGCGAGGGTACGATCTTGCGGCTCTATTTTGGTATCGGAGAAGAACGCCCGCTTACACTAAGTGAAATTGGCGACCGTCTTGGATTAAGCCGGGAGCGCGTTCGCCAGATTAAGGAAATGGCGTTGATCAAATTGCGCCGAACCACCAAGGGGAAAGCGCTTAAACAATTTCTGGGTTAA
- the otsB gene encoding trehalose-phosphatase: MTDFEKKLANTPILMDLFRALEKTPPEKRLLMLDYDGTLAPFRVERDQAVPYPGVSEILDHLIAAGTSRVVIVSGRAVTDLLPLLGLSSLPEIWGSHGLEHQLPDGTYRLHSVGLAVQQFFSDVQKWAHKKGWDEACEVKPGGVAFHWRSLNEAERERMKTEILDAWSEPARQHHLELLLFDGGVEFRLPGVNKGKVVRQLLDESDGGVAVYLGDDLTDEDAFRALRGRGVGILVRRDFRPTAADVHLVPPEELLEFLHKWENTCKIFTG; encoded by the coding sequence ATGACGGATTTCGAAAAAAAATTGGCGAACACCCCGATTTTGATGGATTTGTTTCGGGCTCTGGAAAAAACTCCACCGGAAAAGCGGCTTCTCATGCTCGATTACGATGGAACCCTGGCGCCTTTTCGGGTGGAGCGCGACCAGGCTGTGCCGTATCCCGGAGTTTCTGAAATTTTAGATCATTTAATAGCTGCCGGAACCTCACGTGTGGTCATTGTCAGCGGCCGTGCCGTAACCGATTTGCTCCCCCTGCTGGGGCTTTCCTCGTTGCCCGAAATCTGGGGCTCCCACGGACTTGAGCACCAGCTTCCTGACGGAACGTATCGCCTGCATTCGGTTGGATTGGCTGTACAACAGTTTTTTTCGGATGTGCAAAAGTGGGCACACAAAAAGGGTTGGGATGAGGCCTGTGAGGTGAAACCCGGCGGGGTGGCTTTCCACTGGCGGAGCTTGAACGAAGCCGAGCGGGAAAGGATGAAAACGGAGATTTTGGACGCGTGGAGTGAACCTGCCCGACAGCATCATCTGGAACTTCTCCTGTTTGACGGCGGGGTGGAATTTCGGCTGCCGGGTGTGAATAAAGGCAAAGTGGTCAGGCAATTGCTGGATGAATCGGATGGCGGGGTGGCCGTTTATCTGGGAGATGATTTAACGGACGAGGATGCCTTTCGGGCCCTTCGGGGACGAGGCGTGGGGATTCTGGTCCGCAGAGATTTTCGCCCCACAGCAGCCGATGTGCATCTGGTTCCCCCGGAAGAGCTTTTGGAGTTTCTGCACAAATGGGAAAATACCTGTAAAATTTTTACTGGATAA
- a CDS encoding carbohydrate ABC transporter permease: MNQTTHHRRFKFSYVFSGLGLLSLFAINIFPILLVIRQAITPERESVLWPLRVLPQKLTLLNFHILWQTQALFSHLALSFWVALGTTLLSLALGFPAGWAAARSQKIGGIATRSALISRVLPPIAIAIPLTAILIPLQLYNHPMGLGLILAHLTLGLPFAILIAFASFSDVPRELEEAAYVDGCSTARVFFRISLPVAKGALSAAFILIFLLSWDEFTYALLIQLTHRTMPPLIYYYTEYGQIGSASVLATLMLVPAVFVIAFLQRFMMKGMISGVLKE, from the coding sequence ATGAACCAGACGACTCACCATCGAAGGTTTAAGTTTTCATACGTCTTTTCCGGCCTGGGATTGCTTTCTCTGTTTGCAATCAATATCTTCCCGATTCTTCTGGTTATTCGTCAGGCGATAACACCGGAGCGCGAGTCTGTTTTGTGGCCTTTGCGGGTACTGCCACAAAAGCTGACGCTTCTGAATTTTCACATCCTGTGGCAAACACAGGCGCTGTTTTCGCACCTTGCTCTCAGCTTTTGGGTGGCATTGGGGACAACCCTCCTTTCCCTTGCACTGGGTTTCCCGGCGGGCTGGGCGGCTGCCCGGTCCCAAAAAATTGGCGGCATAGCCACCCGCTCGGCGCTGATCAGCCGTGTACTGCCTCCTATTGCCATTGCCATTCCCCTGACGGCTATTCTCATTCCCCTTCAACTCTACAATCACCCGATGGGTTTGGGCCTTATTTTGGCGCATCTGACATTGGGACTCCCCTTTGCCATTCTGATTGCATTTGCTTCCTTTTCGGATGTTCCCCGGGAGTTGGAAGAAGCAGCGTACGTGGATGGCTGTTCAACGGCCCGTGTATTTTTCAGGATTTCCCTTCCCGTGGCCAAAGGCGCACTCAGCGCCGCTTTTATTTTGATTTTCTTACTGTCCTGGGATGAATTTACTTATGCCCTGCTCATCCAGTTAACCCACCGAACCATGCCCCCGCTGATTTATTATTACACCGAATACGGGCAAATTGGTTCGGCAAGTGTACTGGCAACCTTGATGCTTGTTCCCGCTGTTTTTGTTATTGCCTTTTTGCAGCGATTTATGATGAAAGGAATGATCTCTGGAGTGCTGAAAGAATGA
- a CDS encoding glycosyltransferase: MKTTLKHYAKVTGDTVIDHLLQLAEPLKGKKVVHVNSTRLGGGVAEILNKLVPLMQDLGIHAQWEVIKGNEAFFKCTKSFHNGLQGNPVEIPASLLKVYEETNAQNAEKLCPILEDADIVFIHDPQPAPMLRLCSNRKGKWIWRCHIDVSRPYRPVWKYLRGFVEGYDASIFSLADFAQSLPHLQYLIAPSIDPLSDKNLELPAEEANSVYERFDLDPERPLIVQVSRFDRFKDPVGVIRAYRLARKFVPGLQLVLAGGEATDDPEGEIVLSEVYEAANDDKDITILLLPSDAHRTINALQRAADVVLQKSVKEGFGLTVTEALWKGKPVIGGNVGGIRLQVVNHHTGFLVDTPEGAALRIRYLFYNHEQRKIMGEKAHRFVLENFLITRHLREYLTLMIDILEGNRERIDLK, translated from the coding sequence ATGAAGACAACCCTTAAGCATTATGCAAAAGTGACCGGCGACACGGTCATAGACCATCTCTTACAGTTGGCGGAACCTCTTAAGGGGAAAAAGGTGGTTCACGTCAATTCCACCCGATTGGGCGGAGGGGTTGCTGAAATCCTCAATAAATTAGTTCCCTTAATGCAGGATTTGGGAATCCATGCTCAGTGGGAGGTCATCAAAGGGAATGAGGCCTTTTTTAAGTGCACAAAGAGTTTTCATAACGGCCTTCAGGGCAATCCGGTTGAAATTCCTGCTTCTCTCCTGAAGGTTTATGAAGAAACAAATGCCCAAAATGCTGAGAAGCTCTGCCCTATTTTGGAGGATGCGGACATTGTTTTTATTCATGATCCACAGCCGGCTCCCATGCTGCGGCTTTGTTCGAATCGAAAAGGAAAATGGATTTGGCGATGCCACATCGATGTGAGCCGACCCTATCGGCCGGTGTGGAAATATCTTAGAGGGTTTGTTGAAGGATACGATGCGAGTATTTTCTCGCTGGCCGATTTTGCCCAATCGCTACCACACCTCCAGTACCTGATTGCACCCAGCATTGATCCCCTCAGCGATAAAAATTTGGAACTGCCTGCAGAAGAGGCAAATTCGGTGTACGAGCGATTTGACCTGGACCCGGAACGCCCGCTTATTGTTCAGGTTTCTCGTTTTGATCGCTTTAAAGATCCTGTGGGGGTCATTCGTGCTTACCGGCTGGCCCGTAAATTTGTGCCGGGTTTACAGCTGGTGTTGGCGGGTGGAGAAGCCACAGATGATCCGGAGGGGGAAATCGTACTCAGCGAGGTGTACGAAGCTGCAAATGATGACAAGGACATTACCATTTTGCTGCTGCCGTCCGATGCGCATCGAACGATTAATGCGCTCCAGCGAGCGGCAGATGTTGTTCTTCAGAAATCCGTTAAAGAAGGTTTTGGCCTGACGGTAACAGAAGCACTTTGGAAAGGGAAGCCCGTTATTGGGGGAAATGTGGGGGGGATTCGTTTGCAGGTTGTGAATCACCACACAGGCTTTCTGGTGGATACCCCGGAAGGGGCCGCCCTCCGCATTCGGTACCTGTTTTACAATCACGAGCAGCGGAAAATTATGGGAGAAAAGGCCCATCGGTTTGTTCTGGAGAATTTCCTGATTACCCGGCATTTGCGGGAGTACCTTACACTGATGATTGACATCCTGGAAGGAAATCGCGAACGGATTGATTTGAAATAG